A window of Rufibacter sp. LB8 contains these coding sequences:
- a CDS encoding (2Fe-2S)-binding protein, producing MVYVVQINQKTYRLDVEADMPLLWALRDFAHLKGTKYGCGKGLCGACTVLLDGQAVRSCSMPVAGVGNRAITTIEGLRPTGDHPLQKSWETCSVPQCGYCQAGQIMTACAFLQENPSPTEDEIKQAMSRNLCRCGTYLRIRKAVKMASEELNATKP from the coding sequence ATGGTGTATGTAGTTCAGATCAATCAAAAAACCTATCGGCTGGATGTGGAGGCCGACATGCCGCTGCTCTGGGCACTGCGTGATTTCGCGCACCTGAAAGGCACCAAGTACGGTTGCGGCAAAGGTCTCTGCGGCGCCTGCACGGTACTGCTGGACGGGCAGGCGGTGCGCTCCTGCTCCATGCCCGTGGCGGGTGTGGGCAACCGGGCCATCACCACCATTGAAGGCCTTAGGCCCACCGGAGACCACCCACTGCAGAAAAGCTGGGAAACCTGCAGCGTGCCCCAATGTGGCTACTGCCAGGCGGGCCAGATCATGACGGCCTGCGCCTTTCTGCAGGAAAACCCCTCGCCCACGGAAGATGAGATCAAACAAGCCATGAGCCGAAATCTCTGCCGCTGTGGCACCTACCTGCGGATCAGGAAAGCCGTGAAAATGGCCTCAGAGGAACTCAACGCTACCAAACCATGA
- a CDS encoding sensor histidine kinase — protein MHFTRTEILWHAAGWLLYLAVRVAFFQLYPGDLWFRVQMELLELPLKMVAFYVAVFVLIKQLLARRNYAALAVAVPVYVLAVTFLNRLEDFYLLPVQPITAHPSALAAHTFWDVKAAFLNLIYVYPVVGLGISLYLVKDWLATQVKTERLAREKAEAELQNLKKQLQPHFLFNTLNNLYALTLSQSEQAPETVLRLSEVLSYMTYDCEQDLVPLQKEWEMVQHYVALEKLRLGEKVTISIYGVGMEPQQKVAPLLLLPLVENAFKHGNRLGKAWVRLNAQVQQNRLTFTVENDLPAYTIEEKIFASGVGLTNLRKRLELLYPRSFVLKTQKTDTYLATLQLPLA, from the coding sequence ATGCACTTCACCAGAACTGAGATTTTGTGGCACGCCGCCGGATGGCTATTGTACTTGGCTGTGCGGGTGGCGTTTTTCCAGCTGTATCCCGGTGATCTGTGGTTCAGGGTGCAGATGGAATTGCTGGAACTGCCTTTGAAAATGGTGGCCTTTTACGTGGCGGTGTTCGTGCTAATCAAGCAGTTGTTGGCCCGCCGGAACTACGCGGCTTTGGCGGTGGCGGTGCCGGTGTATGTGCTGGCGGTGACGTTTCTGAACCGATTGGAGGATTTTTACTTATTGCCGGTACAACCCATCACCGCGCACCCCAGTGCCTTGGCCGCGCATACCTTTTGGGATGTGAAGGCCGCTTTCCTGAATTTGATTTACGTGTACCCCGTGGTGGGTTTGGGTATTTCTCTTTATCTGGTCAAAGATTGGCTGGCCACGCAGGTGAAAACCGAACGGTTGGCCCGGGAGAAAGCCGAGGCCGAATTGCAGAACCTCAAAAAACAGCTGCAGCCCCATTTTCTGTTCAACACGCTTAACAATCTGTACGCGCTCACGCTGAGCCAATCGGAGCAGGCGCCGGAGACGGTGTTGCGCCTCTCTGAAGTGTTGAGTTACATGACCTATGACTGCGAGCAGGACCTGGTGCCCTTGCAGAAAGAGTGGGAAATGGTGCAACACTACGTGGCCCTGGAAAAGTTGCGCCTGGGCGAGAAAGTGACAATTTCAATCTACGGAGTAGGAATGGAGCCGCAGCAGAAAGTGGCTCCATTGCTGCTGTTGCCGCTGGTGGAAAATGCGTTTAAACACGGAAACCGGTTGGGCAAGGCTTGGGTACGGTTGAATGCCCAGGTACAGCAGAACAGATTGACCTTCACCGTGGAAAACGACTTGCCTGCTTATACTATTGAAGAGAAAATATTTGCCTCCGGCGTGGGACTCACCAATCTGCGCAAGCGGTTAGAACTGCTTTATCCCAGATCCTTCGTCCTGAAAACCCAGAAAACAGACACCTATTTGGCCACCCTTCAACTCCCATTGGCATGA